Proteins encoded together in one Ictidomys tridecemlineatus isolate mIctTri1 chromosome 3, mIctTri1.hap1, whole genome shotgun sequence window:
- the U2af1 gene encoding splicing factor U2AF 35 kDa subunit isoform X1 — translation MAEYLASIFGTEKDKVNCSFYFKIGACRHGDRCSRLHNKPTFSQTIALLNIYRNPQNSSQSADGLRCAVSDVEMQEHYDEFFEEVFTEMEEKYGEVEEMNVCDNLGDHLVGNVYVKFRREEDAEKAVIDLNNRWFNGQPIHAELSPVTDFREACCRQYEMGECTRGGFCNFMHLKPISRELRRELYGRRRKKHRSRSRSRERRSRSRDRGRGGGGGGGGGGRERDRRRSRDRERSGRF, via the exons ATGGCGGAGTACCTGGCCTCCATCTTCGGCACCGAGAAAGACAA AGTCAACTgctcattttatttcaaaattggaGCATGTCGTCATGGAGACAGATGCTCTCGGTTGCACAATAAACCGACCTTTAgccag ACCATTGCCCTCTTGAACATTTACCGTAACCCTCAAAACTCTTCCCAGTCTGCTGACGGTTTGCGCT GTGCCGTGAGCGATGTGGAGATGCAGGAGCATTATGATGAATTCTTTGAG GAGGTTTTTACAGAGATGGAGGAGAAGTACGGGGAAGTCGAGGAAATGAACGTCTGTGACAACCTAGGAGATCACCTAGTGGGGAACGTTTATGTCAAG TTTCGCCGTGAGGAAGATGCAGAAAAGGCTGTGATTGACCTGAATAACCGCTGGTTTAATGGACAGCCAATCCATGCTGAGCTGTCTCCTGTGACCGACTTCAGGGAAGCCTGCTGCCGCCAATATGAGATGGG AGAGTGCACACGAGGAGGCTTCTGCAACTTCATGCATCTCAAGCCTATTTCCAGAGAGCTGCGGCGGGAGCTGTATGGGCGCCGTCGCAAGAA GCACAGGTCCCGGTCCCGATCCAGGGAGCGGCGCTCTCGGTCCAGAGACCGTGGTCGTGGTGGTGGAGGCGGCGGAGGAGGTGGGGGCCGCGAGCGTGACAGGAGGCGATCGAGAGATCGTGAAAGATCTGGGCGATTCTGA
- the U2af1 gene encoding splicing factor U2AF 35 kDa subunit isoform X4, which translates to MAEYLASIFGTEKDKVNCSFYFKIGACRHGDRCSRLHNKPTFSQTILIQNIYRNPQNSAQTADGSHCAVSDVEMQEHYDEFFEFRREEDAEKAVIDLNNRWFNGQPIHAELSPVTDFREACCRQYEMGECTRGGFCNFMHLKPISRELRRELYGRRRKKHRSRSRSRERRSRSRDRGRGGGGGGGGGGRERDRRRSRDRERSGRF; encoded by the exons ATGGCGGAGTACCTGGCCTCCATCTTCGGCACCGAGAAAGACAA AGTCAACTgctcattttatttcaaaattggaGCATGTCGTCATGGAGACAGATGCTCTCGGTTGCACAATAAACCGACCTTTAgccag ACCATCTTGATTCAAAACATCTATCGTAATCCCCAAAACAGTGCACAGACGGCTGACGGCTCACACT GTGCCGTGAGCGATGTGGAGATGCAGGAGCATTATGATGAATTCTTTGAG TTTCGCCGTGAGGAAGATGCAGAAAAGGCTGTGATTGACCTGAATAACCGCTGGTTTAATGGACAGCCAATCCATGCTGAGCTGTCTCCTGTGACCGACTTCAGGGAAGCCTGCTGCCGCCAATATGAGATGGG AGAGTGCACACGAGGAGGCTTCTGCAACTTCATGCATCTCAAGCCTATTTCCAGAGAGCTGCGGCGGGAGCTGTATGGGCGCCGTCGCAAGAA GCACAGGTCCCGGTCCCGATCCAGGGAGCGGCGCTCTCGGTCCAGAGACCGTGGTCGTGGTGGTGGAGGCGGCGGAGGAGGTGGGGGCCGCGAGCGTGACAGGAGGCGATCGAGAGATCGTGAAAGATCTGGGCGATTCTGA
- the U2af1 gene encoding splicing factor U2AF 35 kDa subunit isoform X2 — protein sequence MAEYLASIFGTEKDKVNCSFYFKIGACRHGDRCSRLHNKPTFSQTILIQNIYRNPQNSAQTADGSHCAVSDVEMQEHYDEFFEEVFTEMEEKYGEVEEMNVCDNLGDHLVGNVYVKFRREEDAEKAVIDLNNRWFNGQPIHAELSPVTDFREACCRQYEMGECTRGGFCNFMHLKPISRELRRELYGRRRKKHRSRSRSRERRSRSRDRGRGGGGGGGGGGRERDRRRSRDRERSGRF from the exons ATGGCGGAGTACCTGGCCTCCATCTTCGGCACCGAGAAAGACAA AGTCAACTgctcattttatttcaaaattggaGCATGTCGTCATGGAGACAGATGCTCTCGGTTGCACAATAAACCGACCTTTAgccag ACCATCTTGATTCAAAACATCTATCGTAATCCCCAAAACAGTGCACAGACGGCTGACGGCTCACACT GTGCCGTGAGCGATGTGGAGATGCAGGAGCATTATGATGAATTCTTTGAG GAGGTTTTTACAGAGATGGAGGAGAAGTACGGGGAAGTCGAGGAAATGAACGTCTGTGACAACCTAGGAGATCACCTAGTGGGGAACGTTTATGTCAAG TTTCGCCGTGAGGAAGATGCAGAAAAGGCTGTGATTGACCTGAATAACCGCTGGTTTAATGGACAGCCAATCCATGCTGAGCTGTCTCCTGTGACCGACTTCAGGGAAGCCTGCTGCCGCCAATATGAGATGGG AGAGTGCACACGAGGAGGCTTCTGCAACTTCATGCATCTCAAGCCTATTTCCAGAGAGCTGCGGCGGGAGCTGTATGGGCGCCGTCGCAAGAA GCACAGGTCCCGGTCCCGATCCAGGGAGCGGCGCTCTCGGTCCAGAGACCGTGGTCGTGGTGGTGGAGGCGGCGGAGGAGGTGGGGGCCGCGAGCGTGACAGGAGGCGATCGAGAGATCGTGAAAGATCTGGGCGATTCTGA
- the U2af1 gene encoding splicing factor U2AF 35 kDa subunit isoform X3, with protein MAEYLASIFGTEKDKVNCSFYFKIGACRHGDRCSRLHNKPTFSQTIALLNIYRNPQNSSQSADGLRCAVSDVEMQEHYDEFFEFRREEDAEKAVIDLNNRWFNGQPIHAELSPVTDFREACCRQYEMGECTRGGFCNFMHLKPISRELRRELYGRRRKKHRSRSRSRERRSRSRDRGRGGGGGGGGGGRERDRRRSRDRERSGRF; from the exons ATGGCGGAGTACCTGGCCTCCATCTTCGGCACCGAGAAAGACAA AGTCAACTgctcattttatttcaaaattggaGCATGTCGTCATGGAGACAGATGCTCTCGGTTGCACAATAAACCGACCTTTAgccag ACCATTGCCCTCTTGAACATTTACCGTAACCCTCAAAACTCTTCCCAGTCTGCTGACGGTTTGCGCT GTGCCGTGAGCGATGTGGAGATGCAGGAGCATTATGATGAATTCTTTGAG TTTCGCCGTGAGGAAGATGCAGAAAAGGCTGTGATTGACCTGAATAACCGCTGGTTTAATGGACAGCCAATCCATGCTGAGCTGTCTCCTGTGACCGACTTCAGGGAAGCCTGCTGCCGCCAATATGAGATGGG AGAGTGCACACGAGGAGGCTTCTGCAACTTCATGCATCTCAAGCCTATTTCCAGAGAGCTGCGGCGGGAGCTGTATGGGCGCCGTCGCAAGAA GCACAGGTCCCGGTCCCGATCCAGGGAGCGGCGCTCTCGGTCCAGAGACCGTGGTCGTGGTGGTGGAGGCGGCGGAGGAGGTGGGGGCCGCGAGCGTGACAGGAGGCGATCGAGAGATCGTGAAAGATCTGGGCGATTCTGA
- the U2af1 gene encoding splicing factor U2AF 35 kDa subunit isoform X5 translates to MQEHYDEFFEEVFTEMEEKYGEVEEMNVCDNLGDHLVGNVYVKFRREEDAEKAVIDLNNRWFNGQPIHAELSPVTDFREACCRQYEMGECTRGGFCNFMHLKPISRELRRELYGRRRKKHRSRSRSRERRSRSRDRGRGGGGGGGGGGRERDRRRSRDRERSGRF, encoded by the exons ATGCAGGAGCATTATGATGAATTCTTTGAG GAGGTTTTTACAGAGATGGAGGAGAAGTACGGGGAAGTCGAGGAAATGAACGTCTGTGACAACCTAGGAGATCACCTAGTGGGGAACGTTTATGTCAAG TTTCGCCGTGAGGAAGATGCAGAAAAGGCTGTGATTGACCTGAATAACCGCTGGTTTAATGGACAGCCAATCCATGCTGAGCTGTCTCCTGTGACCGACTTCAGGGAAGCCTGCTGCCGCCAATATGAGATGGG AGAGTGCACACGAGGAGGCTTCTGCAACTTCATGCATCTCAAGCCTATTTCCAGAGAGCTGCGGCGGGAGCTGTATGGGCGCCGTCGCAAGAA GCACAGGTCCCGGTCCCGATCCAGGGAGCGGCGCTCTCGGTCCAGAGACCGTGGTCGTGGTGGTGGAGGCGGCGGAGGAGGTGGGGGCCGCGAGCGTGACAGGAGGCGATCGAGAGATCGTGAAAGATCTGGGCGATTCTGA